The genomic DNA TCTATAGTTCCGCGGGTCGTCGTTCGGTTGACTCGGAGCTTATGATGCGCATGCTGCTCGTCGGTTATATCACGGGAATTTGATCCGAGCGGCAGCTCTGCGAAGAGGTTCACCTGAGCCTTGCATACGCGCCGAAAAGTGAGCGCCTACCGGATGCCGGTAGACGGTGATGTAACGAAGTTCGTCCCAGATCGGCATTCCATCCAAGGACGTATGTGTTTTGACATGCCTGCGCCCGAATTTTGCCTCAAGATGCCCGACGATCTGGTTCATATCGTCAAATTTGGTGTCGAACCACGGCGCGTTTATGGATGGGTTCGCTGCAACCAATGGATAGCCAGAAAAGAGAAGCGCAAGGATTGCTTGCATCCAAGTTGTGCCGGGCTTTGGAGGCGTAGCGACGACTGCGTCGCCAAATCTGGGAGTGTAGTACGTCATTGCTTCGACTCCGTCAGCATGCCGCTATATGAGGATTGAGGAGCTAATGGGTCTGAAATTCGGTTGATCATGTGAGTTCCCTTTCAAACAACTGAACCCAAACTATCACCAAAAGTCTTGTGTTGATGGCTCCTGCATAGCAAGACATTTTTGATCAGATTTGTGCATTTGTCAGAAGCAGTCGTGTGTTCCCGCTGCCCGGCAGTTGATCGCAAGGCAATCAATGAGAGGGGCCTGTTGGCGCGGCTTACTCGACCGCTGGCCCTGATGGTTTCTACTAACCGAGTCCAATTCTGCACATCGAACAGCGAGCGTTCAGGACAAA from Octadecabacter antarcticus 307 includes the following:
- a CDS encoding sulfotransferase domain-containing protein, which codes for MTYYTPRFGDAVVATPPKPGTTWMQAILALLFSGYPLVAANPSINAPWFDTKFDDMNQIVGHLEAKFGRRHVKTHTSLDGMPIWDELRYITVYRHPVGAHFSARMQGSGEPLRRAAARIKFP